CCGGCCCGGCCACGGGGCCGTTCCACTGGGACAACCGGAAGCTCTCCGGGGAGGAGCTGGCCCGCCTCCAGACCTTCCCCAAGGACGCCGTGATCCTGGGGGGGCGGGCGGATGTTCAGCGCCAGCTCGGCAATGCGGTCCCGAGCCTCTTGGCCGAAGTGTTGGGCCGGGAGATCGCCCGGCAGTTCTTCAAGGTGAAGCAGAAGACGAGCAAGCCCAAGCTCCTCCCCAAGCGACGCGATGACCTCCCGCCGCCGGAGCCTGTGGCCTCCGTCCCCGCCAAGTACCACGCGCTGGCCGGGGACCATGCCAGCCATCCCGGCACCGGACAAGGCCCGCTCTACTTGAGGGCGTAGTTCCGGCCTAAATCCAGCCCAAAAGTGTGAGCGTCTTCCTGCTCTCCCGTTCCGCCTAGGTTTCCCCCGGGGGAGGGTAAAAAAAGAGGCCCCGGGTCGCCCCGAGGCCTGCTGTGTAGTTGCGCTAATTGGGTCTAGCCCTTGGGGGGGAAGTCGTCGTTGCCGTGGCTGTCCTTCTGGCCGATCTGGCCGTTCCGGTTGTGGATCACGAACTCGCTCTCGACGTTCCGGCTGTGCTCGCGGCCCCAGTTGACGGCGTCCTGCTTGTTGTCAAACACGCGGGAGGCGCGGTCATTGCCGGTATCCTTGGAAGCCCAGCCGCCCTGGTGGGGCACGATGTGCGTCTGCTTGTTGCTCATGATGTTCTCCTAGGCCACCTTGTGGCCGATGAAGGTGATCGGGGTGGGCGCGTTGGCGGCCTTGGCAGTGCCCTGAAGGACGCCGTTCACAACCTTCGCGTTGAACTGGATGGGGATGACCTTGGCCCCGCTGAACAGCGGATCAGGAGTGCTGAAGTAGTGGGTTGCGGTCATCTGCCCAGCCAGCGAGTCGCCGTTGGGCTGATACGTCCCGACGTAGTAGTACTCGGTGTTGCCACCAGTAACCTTGCCGCCGTTGAAGGTGAGCACCATGGCCGAAGGCCGACCGAAGACGTTCGAGTTGATAGTCCAGAGACCATCCATAATTGTGCCCTCATTCAGGAGGGGAGGGGCTGCCCCCTCCCCGCTAGATGTTAAAGCCCTAGGTCCGCCACAGCCCGAGGAGGCCAGCAAGGCCCAGCCGGTCGCTCTTGCTCCGGTTGTTCTCCCACTGGAGCGGCTCCATGTTGCTCATGGTGTCGCTACCGCCCTTCGCCAGCGGAAAGATGTGGTCAATCTCCCAGCCGGTCGAGCTGTTGGTCTTGCCGTAGTTGCCCCAATGAATCAGGGTGCCGAAGCGGTCGCGCCGCGTCGTGTTGGGGTCGTGGCCGGGCACGATAACGGCCTTGCACCACACGGCAAAACGTTCGATGATGGTTAACTCACGACGAGGACTCGGGGTGCCGTATGAGGGCAGCCCACCAGCAAAGGGGACACGCATATCGGATTCCTCCATATGCAGTCGGTTGTGTCGCAATTTTCCCTTGCAGGTGGGCATGTGGTCGTGTAGAATCCCGATCACCCACTGATCAGGTGCCACTTGGCACCCACCTGGGAGCCCACCCTGCGACAACGGGGTGGTCTCCTTTTCTTGTCTTTCATTTATCGCAAAAAACTCTAGAAATGTCAAGGCGCCGGGATGGTAGGCGCCTCAACGCCTATTGACGGAAACCTTTGTGCCACAACGTCTCCCGGGCGTATGTTTTTTCATGTAAGTGCGTTTTGTAAGCCCTCTTCAGCTATGGTAACCGCAAGAATTTGATGATCCTGTCGGCTCTTACTCGTGGCCTGTTCCGGCGCTATTCAACGTGCGAGTTGGTCGAGCCTTGCTGCATTGGCAGGTAATTTTACCGGCCCCCGCCCTTCTTGTCGCCGCTGGTCAACGACTAATGCAACCCTGCCGAGGAGTGGGAAGGCCTATCCCCCTGTGCAGATAGGCCCCCCACGGATTTTCTGGCCTAGTCGGCGCCCTGAGCCGGAGCCTCTACAGGGGCATCAAGCGGCAGTGCTCCTTGTCCATTGCCTAGGTCCGATTTCAGCCCGATCTCCTGCATGGCTTTCCCCGCCGCCTTGCGTACCGGGGTGGTCTGGGTGATAACGCGCCCTCCCTGGATGATAGTCCCCTCCCAGAATGGAGAGTTCTTTTTCCAGTCCAAAGCCCCGAGCTTGTCGACGAAGGTCTCCCAATCTTTGACATCGTGCGTAAACAGCTCGTGACCGATGGTGCCGATCACGTTCATGCCTGTTGCCGTGAGGCAAACCCAGTCTTCTTCCCTGTACTTTGGGATGAGGCCTTTCTTTGGCGAGTCAGGATCAATCTCTGCGATTTCACGCAGCACCGGAATGGCCTGTGTCACCCTGTTGACAAATGCCACATACCAGTCCAGGTATTTCTTGTATTGGCGCTTCTCGCCCAGAAGCTCGTGCGCACGCTTCTCAAACTCGGAGTCGGCAGGGTTCCCGCGCACAAGCAGGTGCTTGATGAGCTGGCGCACTTGGTTGGCGAGGAATAGGTTTGTGGATTTCTTGCTTAACGTCTTGCTGGTGCTGTCGATTTTTCCGGTAAAGAGGGGGCATTCGGCGACGATGTCGGCGAGAATCCTGTTGGCGGGGTTCCGGGTGTCGAAGACCGAAAGCAGGCTCGGAGGGAGGGCCTTGGTCTTGGAGCAGTCAGCAAAGTCCTGATGAACTTGCGATAGTTCCGACTCGCACATGATCATTACGGAGAGGCTGTCATCGCGGAGCCGATGAGCTGCGTCGGGGTTGGTCTTTTCCAGCGCGATAATCGCCTCGAGGAGACCCTTCATCCTGTGCTGTCCGTCAGTGATGGAGAATGTCACGCCGATCGGCATGGCGAGGAAGCCAAGTTTGAAATTTCCGCCAGAGCTAATGGTGTAAACGTTGACAGGTTCCTGCACATTGAGAGTCAATGAGGGGATGATGTACTTTCCGTCGACGTTTTCCACCAAGTACTTGGCGATGTCTTGGGCATGCTTGGATTCAAGGGGGCGGTTGGTTGCGGACTTTGCATCGGCCATGCTGGCTCCCTTTATCGCAGAGCGTGGGATGAGCCGAGTCTCGATGAACTTGATGGGAAGGGCGCC
This genomic stretch from Humidesulfovibrio mexicanus harbors:
- a CDS encoding DUF2188 domain-containing protein yields the protein MSNKQTHIVPHQGGWASKDTGNDRASRVFDNKQDAVNWGREHSRNVESEFVIHNRNGQIGQKDSHGNDDFPPKG
- a CDS encoding HNH endonuclease signature motif containing protein, producing the protein MEESDMRVPFAGGLPSYGTPSPRRELTIIERFAVWCKAVIVPGHDPNTTRRDRFGTLIHWGNYGKTNSSTGWEIDHIFPLAKGGSDTMSNMEPLQWENNRSKSDRLGLAGLLGLWRT
- a CDS encoding DNA sulfur modification protein DndB; protein product: MKADEEIFDKVTIIKHPTFDQAQQAAYLESASTGGFTFPIVIAKQGERRFLSGALPIKFIETRLIPRSAIKGASMADAKSATNRPLESKHAQDIAKYLVENVDGKYIIPSLTLNVQEPVNVYTISSGGNFKLGFLAMPIGVTFSITDGQHRMKGLLEAIIALEKTNPDAAHRLRDDSLSVMIMCESELSQVHQDFADCSKTKALPPSLLSVFDTRNPANRILADIVAECPLFTGKIDSTSKTLSKKSTNLFLANQVRQLIKHLLVRGNPADSEFEKRAHELLGEKRQYKKYLDWYVAFVNRVTQAIPVLREIAEIDPDSPKKGLIPKYREEDWVCLTATGMNVIGTIGHELFTHDVKDWETFVDKLGALDWKKNSPFWEGTIIQGGRVITQTTPVRKAAGKAMQEIGLKSDLGNGQGALPLDAPVEAPAQGAD